In Corylus avellana chromosome ca2, CavTom2PMs-1.0, the following proteins share a genomic window:
- the LOC132172082 gene encoding disease resistance protein RPM1-like, translating into MAEIAVGFLLHKLTFLLREEVQLLRGVRAEVVYINDEFERIKAFLRVADGMEDNDPEIKVWVKQVREVSYDIEDVLDDLRRRFTHHNGSRGLYASLRKLSSWVKNLMALHLIASEMQAIKSRVASISEGHRTYCSRNNIVEQGSSSLTWLDCQGDALLLEETDLVGIAEHKMKLIEWLVTRQTGRQVVSLVGMGGLGKTTLAKQVYEDAKVKKRFKLHAWVIVSRAFNIEELLKDMVQQLFSVIGKPVPQGVDGMKSNQLKAMIKKLLQQSRYLIILDDVWQTEAWDAVKLALPNNNCSSRIMLTTRNKEIASTCCIGSHDMVYELEHLPEKESWTLFCRKTFQGKLCPAHLVEICQCIVRICRGLPLAIVALGGVLAKKDHGNTDEWRNICRSIGAEIEGNHELGNLTKVLSLSFNDLPYYLKSCLLYLSIFPDFYLIEQMRLIRLWIAEGFVYAKGEKTPEEVAEGYLKELINRSLVQVAETTSDGRVKTCRIHDLLREIIILKSADQNFATIAKEETVEWPDKVRRLSVLNTLQNLQQNKTTSHLRSLLMFGVMDLPTNISLSKLFPAGFRRLNVFDLQGAPLETFPGKVAKLFHLKYLSFRDTKVKTIPKSIKKLINLETLDLKGTYVNELPVEILELKKLRHLLVYRQEITSYADFHSKHGFKAPAGIGGFQSLQKLCFVEADQGSSSTLMAELGKLTKLRRLGIIKLRRQDGVALCTSIEKLSNLRALSITSLKEDEIIDLQHISSPPPFLQRLYLTGVLLEKLPDWIASLQDLVRVYLKWSQLKKDPLIHLQGLPNLAHLELLQVYDGKELCFKAKGFQNLKVLGLDKFDSLEAMTVEEGAMPKLEKLIIQRCELLKVVPSGIEHLTKLKVVEFFDMPDELIMKLLPNRGEDRLKVAHVPAIYSSYLRDGGWDVYSLETFQEKLTSPGPSAPIRSTELRSALWKV; encoded by the coding sequence ATGGCGGAAATTGCAGTGGGCTTTCTGCTCCACAAGCTCACCTTTTTACTCCGAGAGGAGGTGCAATTACTGAGGGGGGTTCGTGCAGAAGTTGTGTATATCAATGATGAATTTGAACGCATCAAGGCGTTCTTGAGAGTTGCTGATGGGATGGAAGATAATGATCCTGAGATCAAAGTGTGGGTTAAGCAAGTGAGAGAAGTCTCTTATGACATTGAAGATGTTCTTGATGACTTGAGGCGCCGCTTCACACATCATAATGGGAGCCGTGGATTGTATGCTTCTCTTCGAAAGCTCTCTAGTTGGGTCAAGAATCTGATGGCTCTTCATCTAATTGCTTCAGAAATGCAAGCCATCAAATCGAGGGTTGCAAGCATCTCAGAGGGTCATCGGACGTATTGCTCCAGAAATAATATAGTTGAGCAAGGCTCAAGCTCCCTCACATGGCTGGACTGCCAAGGAGATGCCCTTCTACTTGAAGAAACTGATCTCGTGGGCATTGCCGAGCACAAAATGAAGCTGATTGAGTGGCTCGTCACACGCCAAACTGGACGTCAAGTAGTTTCACTGGTTGGAATGGGAGGGCTGGGGAAAACCACCTTGGCAAAACAAGTGTACGAGGATGCAAAAGTGAAGAAACGTTTCAAGTTACATGCATGGGTGATTGTTTCTCGAGCTTTCAATATAGAGGAGCTTTTAAAAGACATGGTGCAACAACTCTTCAGCGTGATTGGAAAACCAGTTCCTCAAGGCGTGGATGGCATGAAGAGCAACCAGCTGAAAGCTATGATCAAGAAGCTGCTGCAGCAAAGTAGGTATCTGATCATTTTAGATGATGTATGGCAAACAGAGGCCTGGGATGCAGTCAAACTTGCATTGCCCAACAACAATTGTAGCAGCCGAATCATGCTCACAACAAGAAATAAGGAAATTGCCTCTACTTGCTGTATTGGATCGCATGATATGGTGTACGAACTGGAGCACTTACCTGAAAAAGAGTCTTGGACCCTTTTCTGCAGGAAGACATTTCAGGGGAAGTTATGCCCAGCTCATTTGGTGGAAATTTGTCAGTGTATTGTAAGGATATGCAGGGGTTTGCCCCTTGCCATTGTTGCACTCGGTGGTGTTTTGGCTAAAAAAGACCATGGAAACACAGATGAATGGAGAAACATTTGTCGCAGCATTGGTGCTGAAATTGAAGGCAACCATGAACTTGGGAACTTGACAAAAGTACTTTCTCTCAGCTTTAATGATTTGCCTTACTATCTGAAATCTTGTTTGTTGTATCTGAGCATCTTTCCAGATTTTTATCTAATTGAGCAAATGAGGTTGATCCGATTATGGATAGCCGAAGGCTTTGTATATGCAAAAGGAGAAAAGACACCAGAAGAAGTTGCAGAGGGCTACCTCAAGGAGCTCATAAACAGAAGTCTCGTTCAAGTGGCAGAGACAACCAGCGACGGAAGGGTCAAAACCTGCCGCATCCATGACCTTCTACGGGAGATAATCATTTTGAAGTCAGCAGATCAAAACTTTGCAACAATAGCAAAAGAAGAAACTGTAGAGTGGCCTGATAAAGTTCGACGCCTATCAGTGTTGAACACATTACAAAATCTGCAACAGAACAAGACCACTTCTCATCTTCGTTCTTTGCTCATGTTTGGGGTGATGGATTTGCCTACCAATATTTCACTCTCTAAATTGTTTCCTGCTGGTTTTAGGCGGCTCAACGTGTTCGATTTGCAAGGTGCTCCTTTAGAAACGTTTCCTGGAAAAGTTGCAAAGCTTTTTCATCTCAAGTATCTAAGTTTCAGGGACACCAAGGTGAAGACAATTCCAAAATCTATCAAGAAGCTTATAAACCTAGAAACATTGGATCTCAAAGGCACATATGTCAATGAATTGCCTGTTGAAATTTTGGAGCTAAAGAAACTACGCCATCTCCTTGTATATCGTCAGGAAATTACATCTTATGCAGACTTCCATTCCAAGCATGGGTTTAAGGCCCCAGCAGGTATAGGAGGTTTTCAATCCCTTCAAAAGCTGTGCTTTGTAGAGGCAGATCAAGGCAGCAGCAGCACTTTGATGGCAGAGCTGGGGAAGCTGACTAAACTAAGGAGGTTAGGGATCATTAAGTTGAGAAGACAAGATGGGGTTGCTTTGTGCACATCCATTGAAAAGCTAAGCAACCTTCGGGCATTATCAATAACTTCATTGAAGGAGGATGAGATCATTGATCTGCAGCACATTTCTTCACCTCCTCCGTTTCTTCAACGCCTTTACTTAACTGGGGTACTCTTAGAAAAGTTACCAGATTGGATAGCTTCTCTTCAGGACTTGGTCCGAGTATATCTGAAATGGAGTCAACTAAAGAAGGATCCTCTAATACATCTTCAGGGTCTGCCAAATCTTGCACATCTTGAATTGCTTCAGGTTTATGATGGAAAGGAATTGTGTTTTAAGGCTAAAGGGTTTCAAAATCTGAAGGTTTTGGGTCTTGACAAGTTCGACAGTTTGGAAGCCATGACAGTGGAGGAGGGGGCAATGCCTAAACTCGAAAAGCTAATCATCCAACGCTGTGAATTGTTGAAAGTGGTTCCATCAGGCATTGAACACCTCACCAAGTTAAAAGTGGTTGAGTTTTTTGATATGCCTGATGAATTAATCATGAAATTGCTTCCCAACAGAGGTGAAGATCGTTTGAAAGTTGCACATGTCCCAGCAATTTATTCCAGCTATTTGAGGGATGGTGGTTGGGATGTGTATTCTTTAGAAACATTCCAAGAGAAGTTGACTTCTCCTGGGCCAAGCGCTCCAATTAGGAGCACTGAACTTCGTAGTGCTCTATGGAAGGTGTAG